The genome window CGAACTTCAAAAACATTTCTGTCTTGATCATACtgtaaaaatgaatgccaatgtgctcgccgcctatatttctcaaatctcttcatcggcagtggcataaattcaacacccctttccatcaatgacgttgcagctgcagccctttcaacaaacctcccCGCCATCTGCTTAAACGACATACGCACCATGGCAGTGATAGGCAATCCTCTTgccgacttcaataacccgttgaaagactctgacacatttgtagttagaattccccatcttcttccaccatccgcatgcaaagtccacttgtcaagctcatgtcgcatcaaccaacgataggctctctcgtcttcctgcctgatagattccatgtgcctccGGAATTTATGCTCTTGGTGGCATGTTACTTTCATCCACATCAAATCATGCAGATCCttgttgggatgtgccttctggaaattagacttcaggtgcctcacacagtaacggtggtaggcataaggTTCTTGCCATGCAGGCAAATTCTCTATAGAACTTAAGATACCatcatgccgatcagatattagacaaatatcGGAACGCTGTTTGACAACGCGCTCTTTCAAATGGTTAAAAAACAACGTCCacatctcttggctttcattgcacaaatagcaaaagctagagGAAATATTTGTCCATTAGCATCTATTGCAACGGCGATCAACAGCTTGATATCATACTTTCCGTAGACACGAGTgacgtctatggatattaccggccggcaatgcggaaaaccatcaattgctggtttaaattcccagaacacgtaattgaatatatattctggtcttcccggactccgctcaagcttcatTCAACAAccgtcccggggttaaagtgttgcaggCGACCGCGTACCTGGGTAGAGCtacaaatgacttatcccagttaccataaacaatttcaaacgcacgtttgcgcccgagaaatgcctttatTTTAGTAATGGTAtggcatattcctggtggactaatgtaatgcactctttgattttataccttatggacgcttcaaggtGTGGAATAAGGACAAGAGAAATTAAGTCAATATCCAAGTTGTAGTGATCCCCATttaatgtgtccatttcacatatGTGGGTGGGAATATATTGACCCACTTTTCACAAACTTGTATTCTTCTTGCTTGCACGCAGCATCCAATGACAATCTGTAAACCATCTGCggcaaacaaccttgtatacatccgaacttgactcccataccgtcatctcacgacactcttttacgctgtacatttTTGCCGCCCTACTTAGGTGCgctttatcaggaaaaagcatgccctttgccagcaccgttggtctagaatcatcccacattgttgtccgaatttcatcaaaatcccttGTGAGACCATCCACacccggcatacttggcaaatgatcgaggtagggaatcttccttgaatgaaaTGACACTTGGGACTTGTACACTAttggtctaacggggggtggagcatactccctcggcaaatcaggtccttcattctcttcctcctcatcaccatcctcacaagggaagggtgtgtcatcttcggaatcatcggcattgttgtcataatcattgttctcttcctcactctgtgcatctgccagatcccgatttaatatgtcgtcttcgggcaattaaGTCAGGATAGGTGGTTcaacttgctcgttttcactgcacaaacaacaaaataataagctactcaaattaataaatactttccatatagctgtatcacttcacttacaagtcgtAATATTTTTACATTCCTTGATGGACATTATcatgttggtgatgactcccggatagaccaccatgatccaacacaccagaactacgcatattccaactgggtgtgggttcataacttgtaaaagtcatatctggccggtaccccctgtggaatatatgagtgttaatacaagttcaatacaacaaaaatatacatcgtaacactaagaaaaattgaagtttaccactcgtcttgtggattatgtaaagcatgagagaaattatttcctcgctcctcattcgcatGTGGTGATAAGTTTAAATAGGCCAAACTCTTTCGTCGGAACCTGTCCGGCAAAAACTGCTCCAGAATAACCACCCGACGACTGAGGGTTATCCCTACTATGctcaacctcattattgcgaacgtattcgaccttgacgtacatttccaatatttttatcacaagaaattcccggtattcatccggagtccttaaaaaatccctcaaagtttcatcatcgtcgatgttaaactcagcgtaacaagcaaccccttgcggagtgacggaatacggatatcttctggttactttaaggttcaccgaacgtttcctcacactcatttttttttacataacaacgataccaatgtatcgtactccattgtaagtggcaacttaacatgacattgtggagataaactatagctcacagtgttattcgccaccacaacctcaccctcCCCCCTCACCCccatataatgaaacccttataatccagagtcctcaaaaaatccctcaaagtttcatcatcgtcgatgttaaactcagcgtaacaagcaaccccttgcggaatgacggaatacggatatcttctagttactttaaggttcaccgaacattttctcacactcatttttttacataacaacgataccaatgtgtcgtactccattgtaagtggaaACTTAACATGACattgtggagataaactatagctcacggtgttattcgccaccacaacctcaccctcccccccccccccccccccaatataatgaaacccttacttttcgctcttTAGACATTATATTTTAACAGGAGTTAcgaatatttttgaatggatttttgtaaaatcctaacgcctttaaataaggcaatgcctagCTCGGGGGGGCTGAATGTTTTtaggtatagcgctcttttaaagggcgttatacccatttgaattattgttatgtcagttaaataCAGGAGACTTATTTGGTGGGCCCACAAAAcaggtatagcgctctttaaaaaagCGCTATATACATATAACGCCTTTAATAACAGCGTTATAGATGTATAGCGCTTTTTTAAAGAGCGTTATACCTTAACGTCCAAAACGTCCGTTaatgtatagcgctctttaaaagagcgttatacatAGATAAGTCACTCTTTTGTTTTTACACTTATTCCGTCCTACATGGCAAAAAGAACCACATTTAGGTTATGGACTCGTAATAGAGCTATTACAAGTAAGTGAGAGATTAAGGTTTTAAtttctaggttacaataggttgtaatctgaacttgctcggttagtgaagttgaaatcctacaagtgtaggtcgtggttttttatcccatgagctgggagttttccGTGTAAAACTCTGCCGtgtcatttacttatctctttgtgtgtgttctgtgggaactgataAAGAACCCGGTTCACTATACAATTTGGTGGAGCCTCAGTTTTTATCAAAAGCTAATTGGATAGTTCTTAGGGACAATGACTAGGAGGTTGAAGACTATGGATCCTGGTACTTCTGTGAAACTTCACGTAATTGGTTGGTACCATTACTCAATGAACTAGCTTGCTCTGAATaatgtgaaaaatatgaaaagttTAGATGTTGACCCATAATAACGAGAGTGCAAAATTAAGTATTCTACCAGTAGTTGGCTGCTTCTTTCATTTTATCCAACTTTAATTATTCATTTAACCAATAATTTTAATCTCAAGATTGGAAGCATACTTTAATGCAATTTTCTCACTATTTTAATTTTTGTGGAAGCGAGCTTTAGTGTAAATAAAGAATGCCATCCACTACTCTGCAAACACAAAACCTCAAAACTATTGAGGGCCTCAGCTTTAGATTTCAGGGGTCTATGACTTGCATGTGATAGTTGAAATATTCACAAGGTACCAAACGAGACAGTTTTTCTATGAAGAAATCAGGAAACAGATGCTCAGAGTATGGTAAGAATAGCGCAAAATCAGGAAAAACATCTGATGCAAGGCATTCTTAATCATTTGAACGAATAGAACAGAAATGACAAATTTGAGGAAACACGTTTTCTTTTATTCAATAAGTTTATAATGATCATGGCTCAAAATTTTCCACGCAGCTAAAATGTTGCAAGAAAAGATTGCAAGTCTGAAGCACATGACGGAACAATATGGTAATGCCTTGTTCGATAGCAAAACAGCAAGATAAATCAAGATAAATGCCAAAGGATCAACTTGCATCCTCGCTACTTGAGCTGGTCAAATAGCTTCACCGCAACCTGTATGCAAAAAAAGTTTTTGAGGAAAAATTTACAAAACAAAGTAACAGAAAGGACAGACGAGAGGAGGAAGCAAGCAAAGGGTAACAGCGGGAGGGTTTGAACCTTTCGCACTCCAATCGACAACCTGCTCCCCCGCTCCCCAAAACCACCGCACCTCAGAAAAGAAAGGAACAAATACTATGAAGTTGAGAAACAAGGAGCTTACACATTTGTCAATACACTGCCAATAATCAAAATACTGTCCAGTGCAATGCTTGTGCCCAGATTCATCACCTTCTATCCTTTTAGCACAAGCCTGTAGGATGCCGATTTTCGAATTAGAACGAACTGAGAAAACCCTAGTTTCTATGACTAATGAAGCTAGCTTGTACAATGATTCAGCCAATTGAGAACAGCTAATCTTTGGAGACTCAACACTCCAAGTTCCATGCTCTAACTACTTTAAATGCAAAATTCCAAGTAAACATTAACTGTTCAAATTTGCCCACCTAGAAACATCATATAAACAGGACAGATTCAAAAAGTTATCATCATATAGCAACAGAACAAACTCTTCAGAATTTAAACGTGTCGCTGCAGATAAAAAAGTATGATCTCATGGATTCAGTATCTCGCTCTTTTTTTTGGGGGTGATCTCTAAATTCCGCGTCTAGCTTCTCAAGCCCAAGGTGATATACCCTGCAGTCCTGCTCGCCTTCCCGCCACCACTACTCCCCTAAGTTGGATGTGGGTATACCGTATACGATACAGGAGTGAATCCATAGATCCGATActtcattatttaaattttaagattcagGGATATGGATACGAGTGCCGATATTTGGCTATATCTAAAAATAGAGCTATAGAAATATGCCTAGATTATGagaaaaaaagggcagcccggtgcactaagctcccgctatgcacggggtccggggaagggccggaccataaTGTCTCATAAAAAGGGCAGCCTAGATTATGAGACATTATGTAAAAAACTTACATGTAGCTTGTAAAAGCAATAACTTAATCTTTTATTCTTAAGTTATAGGTAGCCATCTAGAGACCTACAGTAGCTTAGCTTTTGTCTTAAGAAATCAAAATGCCAAATCTTATCTCTAATTTCTCCGTAGTttgtggtcaaagtacccaaagtTGACTGACCAGATCCGGTATGTatcccacacccatactagtgtctATGTCATGTCGACACGGGTACAACTTCACCACAAATGAAGAGTCCGCACAACTTAGACCCCCCACCCCCCTCAACACACAAAAAATTCCAAAACAATGGGGGAAACCGTAAATATGTTTCAAGCCCTTGGGGAGTTTCTCCGTACCTAGGACAGGATTTGTTTCTACTGTTTCCTTGGGTGACTACTTCCTTTCCAAAACTCTCTTTGCCCATTACAAGGTAACAGTCAGCTGAGCAGAAGATGTAGAAATCCAACACTTTTGCTGCCAGTCTTTCAACGAGACTAGGAATAGGGGAACATAGAAGTCATATTAAGATAGCAGTTGGTCTTCATTTGAAAGCTTTAACTATAAGCTTAATCTAGAAAGAGGTTCAAGCACAGGACAATGGCATGAAACAAGGGAGGTAGAAAGGCACCGTAGCCTTTCAAGCAGGCCAGGAACATAGGAActtgtgagaaagcacgggagaaaatatattattgatattagatgataaatacaatacaagaggtccctatttatagctatacactacaaggagatgttactcctcttccaatgtgggacaagactacactatacatatctataaactaacactccccctcaagccggtgcatacacatcatatgtaccgaacttgttacacatgtaactaatacgagaatcagtaagagacttagtgaaaatatctgctagttgatcattcgactttacaaactttgtaacaatatctcctgaaagtattttttccctgacaaagtgacagtcgatctcaatgtgtttagtcctctcatggaacagcggatttgacgcaatatgaagagcagcttggttatcacacactagttccatcttgttgatttctccgaactttaactccttgagcaactgcttgacccaaactaactcacacgtcgccatagccatggcccgatattcggcttcggcgctagatcgagcaactacattctgtttcttgctcttccacgagaccaaattacctcctactagaacacaatatccagacgtagaacgtctatcaaaaggtgatcctgcccaatcagcatctgtgtacccaacaatctgctcgtggcctcgatcctcgaatagtaatcctttgcctggagctgactttatataccgaagaatgcgaacaactgcatcccagtgactatcacatggagaatccataaactgacttacaacactcaccggaaaagaaatgtcaggtctagtcactgtgaggtaattcaatttgccaaccaacctcctatatctcgtagggtctctaagaggctccccatgtccaggcagaagcttagcattcggatccataggagagtcaataggtctgcaacccatcattccagtctcctcaagaatgtctaaggcatacttccgctgtgaaataacaatacctgagctagactgagcgacctcaatacctagaaaatacttcaatctgcccagatccttagtctggaagtgctgaaagagatgttccttcagattagtaataccatcctgatcattaccagtaataacaatatcatcaacataaaccactagataaatacacagattaggagcagaatgccgataaaacacagagtgatcagcctcactacgagtcatgccgaactcctgaataattgtgctgaacttaccaaaccaagctcgaggggactgtttcaaaccatatagtgacttgcgcaatctacacacacaaccattaaactccccctgagcaacaaaaccaggtggttgctccatataaacttcttcctcaagatcaccgtggagaaaagcattcttaatgtctaactgataaagaggccaatgacgtacagcagccatggacaaaaagagacgaatagatgctactttagccacgggagagaaagtatcactataatcaagcccaaaaatctgagtatatccttttgcaacaagacgagccttaagccgatcaatcTGGCCATCcaggccgactttgactgcataaacccaacgacaaccaacaagtagacttacctgcaggaagaggaacaagctcccaagtgtcactcgcatgtaaagcagacatctcgtcaatcatagcatgtcgccatcctggatgagatagtgcctcacctgtagacttagggatagaaacagtggacaaagaagatataaaagcataatgtggtgacgacagacgatgataacttaaaccgacatagtggggattaggattaagtgtggatcgtacacctttgcggagtgcaattggttgactaagaggagacaagtccgcagtaggtgcagaatctgatgcggggcgtgaatcaccttgggcctgatgctggatgtggacgacgatgataagtcaagaatggtggagctgcagaagattgaactggattatgtggaggaactggagctataggtggtggagctacaaccggaattgtaggtggtggaactggagctataggtggtagagctacaactggagctataggtggtggagctggagtgactgaatctccaaaagatgaaactggtagtacctcataaatatctaagtgatgacctgaacctgtgaagtatgattgggtttcaaagaaggtaacatcagcggacataaggtaccgctggaggtcaggagagtagcatcgataccccttttgtgttctcgagaaacccagaaatacgcacttaagagcacgaggagctaacttatctgttcctggagtaaggttatggacaaaacaagtgcttccaaagatacggggtggaagagagaacaaaggtaagtggggaaacaagacagagaatggaacttggttctggatagctgaagatggcatacgattaataagatagcaagatgtaagaacggcatcccccaaaaacgcaacggagcatgagattgtatgagtagggtacgagcagtttcaataagatgtctatattttctttcagctaccccattttgttgagatgtgtacggacaagatgtttgatgaataatcccatgagatttcataaactgctgaaatggggaagacaaatactctcgagcattatcactacgaaatgtgcgaatagaaaccccaaattgattttgaattccaGCGTGGAAGGTCTCtaaaatagaaaacagctcagatcgattttttatcaaaaatatccaagtgcacctggaataatcatcaatgaaactaacaaagtagcggaatcctaaggtggaactgacccgactaggaccccaaatatctgaatggactaaagtaaaaggtgactctgctctATTATCAAGACGCcggaaacactgtagctcgccggaaaattccaaagttgtcggaatttgttgtaaccaggatggatagactcggaattcctttgtgagcaagctgtcctgaagaaatattttcaaaaaatggccagaaaagtcactgttcacgccggaaaaatataaaagtggccggaatttgatttgaattagataggtaggctcggaattttgaggagaacacactgtcctgaagaagcttcgcgaaaaaatggccggaaagtgGTCGGAACCCTTGCCGAAAAAGTTATTTCCGGCGCGTGGAGGAGCGTGGcggcttttctgccggataaaatttcaaggggttggtagtcggagggtgatctacctgatggtggtgttggttttagcacaacaccgacagaaagtgactttcacttgacaagccttaggtcaccggaaaaattacacgatgactaagttctttcttcccggttaacgctggaatgacgcacagcgatcttttctcactaatgctctgataccatgtgagaaagcacgggagaaaatatattattgatattagatgataaatacaatacaagaggtccctatttatagctatacactacaaggagatgttactcctcttccaatgtgggacaagactacactatacatatctataaactaacagATCTAGAAGACAGATGAATAGCCGTTGGTCTTCATTTGAAAGCCTTACCTGTAAGCTTGGTCTAGAAGATCCAGTCTAGCTATAGATTGAAGAAGAAGGAAGTTCAAGAGGCCCTAAAGGAATAACAAATCAAGTCTTGATTATTGTTAATCACTAGTTCAAATTTACTTAACACAGCCAACACAAAGAAGCTCAAAGGAATAACTAATATCTCCAACAATTAAATAAGTACAAATGAGGCCACTgaaagacaattttttttttccattttaatGGGAATCACCTGATATTCCCTAAGTTGCCTTACACACTTCGGCTTGCAAGTCTCTTCTAGTGTCTTCTTTTGGTCAACGACTTCCTCGTCCGACCTGAACAAACAAAAGTATTAGCAACATACTTCCTAAGGCACAAAAAGAGCTGCTAGAGCCTAGAGctcataaaagaaaaaaaattacatCAGGTATATCAAAAACACATCGAATGAGTGATgcatagttttaaaaaaaaaactcccAGACATACAGATACAACTTCAGAATTGGCAATGAGGAATTGTGAACTAACTAAAATTCACACTTCAGCTCGTTAGACAAGTCCATAATAATTCAACAAACAAACTGAAATATGGAATAGCTCCAAAgtcctaccaaaagaaaaaattATAACCAACTTTTTGCAGATCAACAAACATAAATTAAGATCTATTCACCAagcataataaatagggaaaatACATAAATCCCCTGCCCCCAAAagctaagttgctccgacacggcAGTTTAGGTGTCGCACCCGTGTcaacacgacactagtatgggtgtgggtatgggatccatATCGGATatggtcaaacaattttgggtactttgaccatgACAGACGAAAAAATTC of Nicotiana tomentosiformis chromosome 7, ASM39032v3, whole genome shotgun sequence contains these proteins:
- the LOC104102845 gene encoding cytochrome b-c1 complex subunit 6-like; translation: MSDEEVVDQKKTLEETCKPKCVRQLREYQACAKRIEGDESGHKHCTGQYFDYWQCIDKCVAVKLFDQLK